One Vanacampus margaritifer isolate UIUO_Vmar chromosome 20, RoL_Vmar_1.0, whole genome shotgun sequence DNA window includes the following coding sequences:
- the gdap1 gene encoding ganglioside-induced differentiation-associated protein 1 isoform X2, whose amino-acid sequence MLIPEEGSTYYHRVQHYRELLDSLQMDAYTHGCILHPEITVDSHIPAYAATSIRTQILNTESELKKLAEENPELKDAYIAKQRRLKSKLFDHDNMKYLKKLLDELENVMDQVETELQRRQEETPEENSQPSWLCGQFFSMADVSLAVTLHRLKFLGLSRRYWGNGSRANLEAYYERVVERPAFRRVLGHVNNILISAVLPVAFRVARKNAPVIASATLLIGLLGGATYLAFLYMRRRLTLPSWGNWSGISRNN is encoded by the exons ATGCTTATACCAGAAGAGGGAAGCACATACTACCACAGAGTGCAGCACTACAGAGAGCTGCTGGACTCACTACAGATGGACGCCTACACGCACGGCTGCATCCTCCACCCTGAGATCACCGTAGATTCACACATACCGGCTTATGCTGCCACGAGCATACGAA CGCAGATCCTAAACACAGAGTCAGAGCTGAAGAAACTGGCAGAGGAGAACCCGGAGCTCAAAGATGCTTACATAGCAAAACAGAGGCGCTTGAAG TCCAAGTTGTTTGACCACGACAACATGAAATACCTGAAGAAGCTTCTGGATGAACTGGAGAATGTAATGGATCAGGTTGAGACGGAGCTGCAGAGAAGGCAAGAAGAAACACCAG AAGAAAACAGTCAGCCATCGTGGCTGTGCGGCCAGTTCTTCAGCATGGCCGACGTCTCGCTGGCCGTCACCCTGCACCGCCTCAAGTTCCTCGGCCTGTCCCGCCGCTACTGGGGCAACGGCAGCCGTGCCAACCTGGAGGCCTACTACGAGCGCGTGGTGGAGCGTCCGGCATTCCGGAGAGTCCTGGGCCACGTCAACAACATCCTGATCTCAGCCGTGCTTCCGGTTGCCTTTCGCGTGGCCCGCAAGAACGCGCCGGTCATTGCCAGCGCCACGCTGTTGATCGGGCTCTTGGGTGGCGCCACATACCTGGCTTTTCTTTACATGAGGAGGAGGTTGACTCTGCCCAGTTGGGGAAACTGGAGCGGAATTTCAAGAAACAACTGA
- the gdap1 gene encoding ganglioside-induced differentiation-associated protein 1 isoform X1, with protein sequence MEAENENSSQRQDETAALVQKNLPERCDAVAKANEPKLTLYHWTQSFNSQKVRLAIAEKGLRCEEYDVSLPLSEHNEPWFMRLNPTGEVPVLVHGDSVICDPTQIMDYLEHNFTDEGTPMLIPEEGSTYYHRVQHYRELLDSLQMDAYTHGCILHPEITVDSHIPAYAATSIRTQILNTESELKKLAEENPELKDAYIAKQRRLKSKLFDHDNMKYLKKLLDELENVMDQVETELQRRQEETPEENSQPSWLCGQFFSMADVSLAVTLHRLKFLGLSRRYWGNGSRANLEAYYERVVERPAFRRVLGHVNNILISAVLPVAFRVARKNAPVIASATLLIGLLGGATYLAFLYMRRRLTLPSWGNWSGISRNN encoded by the exons ATGGAGGCTGAAAACGAAAACAGCTCGCAACGCCAAGATGAGACCGCGGCTCTTGTGCAGAAGAATTTACCCGAGCGGTGTGACGCTGTCGCCAAAGCAAACGAACCAAAGTTAACACTTTATCACTGGACGCAGTCGTTCAATTCACAGAAG GTGCGTCTGGCCATCGCAGAGAAAGGTTTGCGTTGCGAAGAGTATGACGTGAGTTTACCACTCAGCGAGCACAATGAGCCGTGGTTTATGCGACTCAATCCGACCGGCGAGGTGCCCGTACTGGTTCACGGAGACAGCGTCATCTGTGACCCCACGCAGATCATGGACTACCTCGAGCACAACTTCACTGACG AGGGCACTCCCATGCTTATACCAGAAGAGGGAAGCACATACTACCACAGAGTGCAGCACTACAGAGAGCTGCTGGACTCACTACAGATGGACGCCTACACGCACGGCTGCATCCTCCACCCTGAGATCACCGTAGATTCACACATACCGGCTTATGCTGCCACGAGCATACGAA CGCAGATCCTAAACACAGAGTCAGAGCTGAAGAAACTGGCAGAGGAGAACCCGGAGCTCAAAGATGCTTACATAGCAAAACAGAGGCGCTTGAAG TCCAAGTTGTTTGACCACGACAACATGAAATACCTGAAGAAGCTTCTGGATGAACTGGAGAATGTAATGGATCAGGTTGAGACGGAGCTGCAGAGAAGGCAAGAAGAAACACCAG AAGAAAACAGTCAGCCATCGTGGCTGTGCGGCCAGTTCTTCAGCATGGCCGACGTCTCGCTGGCCGTCACCCTGCACCGCCTCAAGTTCCTCGGCCTGTCCCGCCGCTACTGGGGCAACGGCAGCCGTGCCAACCTGGAGGCCTACTACGAGCGCGTGGTGGAGCGTCCGGCATTCCGGAGAGTCCTGGGCCACGTCAACAACATCCTGATCTCAGCCGTGCTTCCGGTTGCCTTTCGCGTGGCCCGCAAGAACGCGCCGGTCATTGCCAGCGCCACGCTGTTGATCGGGCTCTTGGGTGGCGCCACATACCTGGCTTTTCTTTACATGAGGAGGAGGTTGACTCTGCCCAGTTGGGGAAACTGGAGCGGAATTTCAAGAAACAACTGA